From Dietzia sp. ANT_WB102, a single genomic window includes:
- a CDS encoding YafY family protein, with translation MPTSKSQRLVNLVICLRSTNAFLSAGEIRRMVQGYDDCENDAAYLRMFERDKRELRDAGVPLEQGASLAPGSPSGYRIPAHGYELPDIALTPQQAGVLAIAAEVWREGERAARADGALAKLTAAGIDPVHDAAATVSVTDPAELATAALIAEAIAEGSTVTFSHTPAGAADPAARRVEPWWAGSRHGHWYLVGHDLDRGEPRTFRLVRISDVRLGRVARTVPVPPTERVLALLDDTVTRLNPLLEATVWAADGHAAELRAMARSETPAERFGRPGSDLEVAAPLGELSALVAAQGADAVALRPAELRVRVVSILTAAEEAAR, from the coding sequence GTGCCCACCTCGAAGTCCCAACGTCTGGTCAACCTCGTGATCTGCCTCCGGTCGACCAACGCGTTCTTGTCGGCGGGCGAGATCCGCCGCATGGTCCAGGGATACGACGATTGCGAAAACGACGCTGCCTATCTCCGGATGTTCGAGCGCGACAAGCGGGAACTCCGCGACGCCGGCGTCCCCCTCGAGCAAGGCGCCTCGCTGGCCCCCGGTTCGCCCTCCGGGTACCGCATCCCCGCCCACGGCTACGAGTTGCCAGACATCGCCCTCACGCCGCAGCAGGCCGGCGTGCTGGCCATCGCGGCCGAGGTGTGGCGCGAGGGGGAGCGGGCCGCCCGCGCTGACGGGGCGCTGGCCAAGCTCACGGCGGCGGGAATCGACCCGGTGCACGATGCCGCCGCGACGGTCTCGGTAACCGACCCTGCCGAGCTCGCGACCGCCGCTCTCATCGCCGAGGCGATCGCGGAGGGATCGACGGTCACGTTCTCGCACACCCCCGCCGGCGCCGCCGATCCCGCTGCCCGGCGGGTCGAGCCCTGGTGGGCCGGCTCCCGCCATGGTCACTGGTACCTCGTCGGCCACGATCTCGACCGGGGCGAGCCCCGCACGTTCCGGCTCGTCCGAATCTCCGACGTTCGGCTCGGCCGGGTCGCGCGAACCGTTCCCGTCCCGCCCACCGAGCGGGTCCTGGCGTTGCTGGATGACACCGTCACCCGGCTCAACCCCCTGCTGGAGGCCACGGTCTGGGCCGCCGACGGGCACGCAGCGGAACTGCGGGCCATGGCCCGGTCCGAGACCCCCGCGGAGCGGTTCGGCAGGCCCGGTTCCGATCTGGAGGTCGCCGCTCCGCTGGGAGAGTTGTCCGCGCTGGTGGCTGCACAGGGCGCCGACGCCGTTGCGCTGCGTCCGGCGGAGCTTCGCGTCCGGGTCGTGTCAATCCTCACCGCCGCCGAGGAGGCCGCCCGATGA
- the dop gene encoding depupylase/deamidase Dop has product MTARGRIIGTEIEFGIVAVGQPLLSSVVSSTQVIKAYTDPGETAGGADETRWDYDSESPLRDARGFDLGAARAYDPSEFGVTNRVLTNGARFYVDHAHPEYSAPEVDSPLDAVIWDKAGELIMHRAGIESSATEGNAELKLYKNNVDGKGASYGAHENYLVRRDVDFDALTVSLAPHLLSRQVFSGAGRVGIGQSGEKAGFQLSQRADYIEVLTGLETTLRRGIINTRDEPHASDETWRRLHVIIGDANMSELATYLKIGTTCLVLDAIEAGVDFSDLLPVDPVEAVHTISHDASLTATVPLPDGRALTGIGLQREILDRVAQLIGDGAGRPDWVAEVLAEWREILDALEQNPMSCADRLDWPAKLRLLEGFRARDGLGWEHARLALIDFQYHDIDPERGLYNRLVAKGAMRRLTTTDEVESAVTAPPERTRAWARGRFLAELGDRVRAAGWDLVVVVDSRGQERHVDLTDPYTGSREFCDAHPDYLSPDGPVGHAPH; this is encoded by the coding sequence GTGACCGCGCGTGGCCGGATCATCGGCACCGAGATCGAGTTCGGCATCGTCGCGGTCGGCCAGCCCCTGCTCAGCTCGGTCGTCAGCTCCACCCAGGTGATCAAGGCCTACACCGACCCCGGCGAGACCGCCGGGGGAGCCGACGAAACCCGCTGGGACTACGACTCCGAGTCCCCCCTGCGGGACGCACGCGGCTTCGACCTGGGAGCGGCGCGGGCCTACGACCCCAGCGAGTTCGGGGTGACCAACCGGGTACTGACCAACGGCGCTCGGTTCTACGTGGACCACGCCCACCCCGAGTACTCGGCGCCCGAGGTCGATTCTCCCCTGGACGCGGTGATCTGGGACAAGGCCGGCGAGCTGATCATGCACCGGGCCGGGATCGAGTCGTCGGCCACCGAGGGCAACGCCGAGCTCAAGCTGTACAAGAACAACGTTGACGGCAAGGGTGCCTCGTACGGCGCGCACGAGAACTATCTCGTCCGCCGCGACGTCGACTTCGACGCCCTGACAGTGAGCCTGGCGCCACACCTGCTGTCCCGGCAGGTGTTCTCTGGCGCCGGACGCGTTGGGATCGGGCAGTCCGGCGAGAAGGCTGGCTTCCAACTGTCCCAACGCGCCGACTACATCGAGGTACTCACCGGGCTCGAGACCACCCTGCGCCGCGGGATCATCAACACCCGCGACGAACCGCACGCGTCCGACGAGACGTGGCGGCGCCTGCACGTGATCATCGGCGACGCGAACATGTCCGAGCTGGCGACGTACCTCAAGATCGGCACCACGTGCCTGGTGCTCGACGCGATCGAGGCGGGTGTCGACTTCTCCGACCTCCTGCCCGTCGACCCCGTCGAGGCGGTGCACACCATCAGCCACGACGCGTCGCTGACCGCCACGGTGCCGCTGCCCGATGGTCGCGCTCTGACCGGGATCGGCCTGCAGCGCGAGATCCTGGACCGGGTCGCGCAGCTCATCGGCGACGGCGCCGGACGGCCGGACTGGGTTGCCGAGGTCCTCGCCGAATGGCGGGAAATCCTCGACGCCCTGGAACAGAACCCCATGTCGTGTGCCGACCGTCTGGACTGGCCGGCCAAACTCCGTCTGCTCGAGGGTTTCCGCGCGCGGGACGGACTGGGATGGGAGCATGCCCGGCTCGCTCTCATTGATTTCCAGTACCACGACATCGACCCGGAACGCGGCCTCTACAACCGTCTTGTCGCCAAGGGTGCGATGCGTCGGCTCACCACCACTGACGAGGTCGAGTCCGCCGTCACGGCTCCGCCCGAGAGAACGCGGGCCTGGGCGAGGGGACGCTTCCTCGCAGAACTCGGCGACCGTGTCCGGGCCGCCGGGTGGGACCTCGTCGTCGTCGTCGACTCCCGCGGACAGGAACGCCACGTCGACCTCACCGACCCTTACACCGGCAGCCGGGAGTTCTGCGACGCCCACCCGGATTACCTCAGTCCCGACGGACCCGTCGGACACGCGCCCCACTGA
- the tatA gene encoding Sec-independent protein translocase subunit TatA produces the protein MGALSIWHWLIVLAVVLLLFGSKKLPDAARGLGRSMRIFKSEIKEMQNDDNPAGNQEPQALTQAQPNPGHYVQPQAQPSAQPQQYQPQVPPQHQAQGQAQGQSYPQAPQQPYQPPAPPHTPAPGQPQSTDPTAPYNGGQGLQGQ, from the coding sequence ATGGGTGCGTTGAGCATCTGGCACTGGCTCATCGTCCTCGCGGTGGTGCTCCTGCTCTTCGGTTCGAAGAAGCTCCCGGACGCTGCCCGCGGCCTCGGACGGTCGATGCGCATCTTCAAGTCCGAGATCAAGGAGATGCAGAACGACGACAATCCGGCCGGGAACCAGGAGCCGCAGGCTCTCACCCAGGCGCAGCCGAACCCGGGCCACTACGTGCAGCCGCAGGCTCAGCCCTCGGCTCAGCCACAGCAATATCAGCCCCAGGTGCCCCCGCAGCACCAGGCGCAGGGTCAAGCCCAGGGGCAGAGCTACCCGCAGGCGCCGCAACAGCCGTACCAGCCGCCGGCTCCGCCGCACACTCCGGCGCCGGGCCAGCCGCAGAGCACCGACCCGACCGCCCCGTACAACGGCGGCCAGGGACTGCAGGGACAGTAG
- the pafA gene encoding Pup--protein ligase gives MIRRIVGIETEFGITSVGGDGARSLGADEIARYFFRPVVKQWRSSNVFLANGSRLYLDVGSHPEYATAECDGLRQIVAHDRAGERIVDDLARTAEKSLAAEGIDAKVYLFKNNTDSMGNSYGCHENYLLDRATQVRSIATTLLPFLVSRQLICGAGKILPGTPAGVGLGETEEPTFCFSQRAEHMWDGVSSATTRSRPLINTRDEPHADSTRFRRMHVIVGDSNMIETTTLLKVASTRLVLEMVEAGIDLRPMAVAHPVRAIREISRDLTGSRPVAMTDGTTMTALEIQREFLAAVHRYLAAGGWERDDRHDVERCVALWEKVLDAVESGDHDAIAADIDWAAKLRLIRQVQDKTGVDLDHPRLAQIDLTYHDVRPGRGLHSVLERRGLVSRVVDESEVERARTVAPDTTRAALRGRFITAAQQAGRDFTVDWVHLKVSDGTLPTVALTDPFADDDPRVDDLIAALER, from the coding sequence ATGATCCGTCGCATCGTCGGGATCGAAACGGAGTTCGGGATCACCAGCGTCGGCGGTGATGGCGCCCGATCTCTCGGCGCCGACGAGATCGCCCGCTACTTCTTCCGGCCCGTGGTGAAACAGTGGCGCAGCTCCAACGTCTTCCTCGCGAACGGCTCCCGTCTCTACCTCGATGTGGGCTCCCACCCGGAGTACGCGACCGCCGAATGCGACGGCCTTCGCCAGATCGTCGCCCACGACCGGGCGGGGGAGCGGATAGTCGACGACCTCGCGCGGACCGCCGAGAAATCGTTGGCCGCCGAGGGGATCGACGCCAAGGTCTACCTGTTCAAAAACAACACCGACTCGATGGGCAACTCCTACGGGTGCCACGAGAACTACCTGCTCGACCGCGCAACCCAGGTTCGCAGCATCGCCACGACCCTCCTGCCGTTCCTCGTGAGCAGACAGCTGATCTGCGGCGCCGGCAAGATCCTGCCGGGCACCCCGGCGGGTGTCGGACTGGGGGAGACCGAGGAGCCAACGTTCTGCTTCTCCCAACGCGCCGAGCACATGTGGGACGGCGTCTCCTCCGCCACCACCCGCTCCCGGCCGCTCATCAACACCCGCGACGAGCCGCACGCCGACTCCACCCGGTTCAGGCGCATGCACGTGATCGTGGGTGATTCCAACATGATCGAGACCACAACGCTGCTCAAGGTCGCCAGCACCCGACTCGTATTGGAGATGGTGGAGGCCGGCATCGACCTGCGGCCGATGGCCGTCGCGCACCCGGTTCGGGCGATCCGAGAGATCAGCCGCGATCTCACCGGCAGCCGCCCCGTCGCAATGACCGACGGCACCACCATGACGGCGCTGGAGATCCAACGGGAATTCCTCGCCGCGGTCCACCGATACCTCGCCGCCGGCGGGTGGGAGCGCGACGACCGCCACGACGTCGAGCGGTGCGTGGCGCTGTGGGAGAAGGTGCTCGACGCAGTCGAGTCCGGGGACCATGATGCGATCGCCGCCGACATCGACTGGGCAGCCAAGCTCCGACTCATCCGACAGGTACAGGACAAGACCGGCGTCGACCTCGACCACCCCAGGCTGGCCCAGATCGATCTGACTTATCACGATGTGCGACCCGGCCGCGGGTTGCATTCGGTTCTGGAACGCCGCGGACTCGTCTCGCGCGTCGTGGACGAGTCCGAGGTGGAGCGGGCCCGCACCGTCGCCCCCGACACCACCCGCGCGGCGCTGCGTGGGAGGTTCATCACGGCCGCCCAGCAGGCCGGGCGCGACTTCACCGTGGACTGGGTCCACCTCAAGGTCTCCGACGGCACGTTGCCCACCGTCGCCCTCACGGACCCGTTCGCCGATGATGATCCGCGTGTCGACGATCTCATCGCGGCCCTCGAACGATAG
- a CDS encoding YafY family protein, producing the protein MSTRAVPLATLLSVVPYFHTRGAVPVSDAARDLGLTEKQLRAALWQLWSCGLPGYGPGDLIDLAFSSEDLDDAEMVEVTFTAGIDRPVRLTAAEAITLETGLAVFLDQPEVIDQAALRDLLTTLRSATGADERAAGFDARHETVDADADVVRTAVHNGSALRFVYHSASSDTSTTRVVDPARLSVADGHSYVHGVDRESGQWRTFRTDRMSGVEEVGPRRALGPEPQDDGEGDIRVEKARVPSTAAWFLDEFRFHSVVRRPDGDVDVEIAYHDRAWLLRFLLGHADVVRATDPGLAAEVARRAVEGLEVYTAAAGESSATDA; encoded by the coding sequence ATGAGCACCCGCGCTGTCCCGTTGGCCACGCTGCTCAGCGTCGTCCCGTACTTTCACACCCGGGGCGCGGTACCGGTGTCCGACGCCGCTCGCGACCTTGGACTGACCGAGAAACAACTCCGGGCAGCACTGTGGCAGCTGTGGTCCTGTGGTCTGCCCGGCTACGGGCCCGGTGACCTGATCGACCTCGCATTCTCGTCCGAAGACCTCGATGACGCCGAGATGGTCGAGGTGACGTTCACCGCCGGAATCGACCGTCCGGTTCGCCTGACGGCCGCGGAAGCGATCACCCTCGAGACCGGCCTGGCCGTGTTTCTGGACCAGCCGGAGGTGATCGACCAGGCCGCTTTGCGCGACCTGCTGACGACACTGCGGTCCGCCACCGGGGCCGACGAACGCGCCGCGGGGTTCGACGCCCGGCACGAGACGGTCGATGCCGACGCGGACGTCGTCCGCACCGCCGTCCACAACGGCAGTGCGCTACGCTTCGTCTACCACTCGGCCAGCTCCGACACCTCCACCACCCGGGTCGTGGATCCTGCACGACTGTCTGTCGCCGACGGTCACTCCTACGTCCACGGGGTGGACCGTGAGTCCGGGCAGTGGCGGACTTTTCGGACCGACCGGATGAGCGGGGTGGAGGAGGTGGGACCGCGCCGAGCGCTGGGCCCTGAGCCCCAGGATGACGGCGAGGGCGACATCCGCGTGGAGAAGGCCCGTGTCCCGTCCACCGCGGCATGGTTCCTCGACGAATTCCGTTTCCACAGTGTGGTCCGCCGCCCGGACGGCGATGTCGACGTGGAGATCGCCTACCACGACCGTGCGTGGCTGCTCCGCTTCCTTCTCGGCCACGCAGACGTCGTTCGGGCGACCGATCCGGGCCTGGCCGCCGAGGTCGCACGCCGCGCCGTCGAGGGTCTGGAGGTCTACACGGCGGCGGCCGGAGAATCTTCGGCGACGGATGCGTGA
- a CDS encoding ubiquitin-like protein Pup, translating to MSQIQKNTGGPGGDDDEAGQVVKAADTTSADSLLDEIDDILETNAEEFVKSYVQKGGQ from the coding sequence ATGTCCCAGATTCAGAAGAACACCGGAGGCCCCGGCGGCGACGACGATGAGGCCGGCCAGGTCGTCAAGGCTGCAGACACCACTTCGGCCGACTCGCTTCTCGACGAGATCGACGACATCCTCGAGACCAACGCCGAGGAGTTCGTGAAGTCCTACGTCCAGAAGGGCGGGCAGTAG
- the tatC gene encoding twin-arginine translocase subunit TatC — protein MTQTETADAGATRKGGAGRLLSKRRRRPRNPDGTMPLIEHIYELRNRLLIAMTAIVVTLGFGFWWYGNGFLGIPSLGEILTGPYCDIPPGARMQLGGNGDECRLLATGPFEQFMLRLKVAATAGIVLASPVWLFQIWAFITPGLHKNEKRYGVVFTILAALLFIGGAVLAYIVIVYALEFLLSIGDNVQTTALSGTQYFSFLIHLILIFGVSFEIPLLLAMLNVAGVLSYEVLARSRRGIVMGIFVFAAVASPGQDPFSMLALAVAVCVLVEAAIQFARLHDKRKNKSRADWLEVDDESASPLGPADGVGGSGPLERPTPLITPPPVAASRASGDTRPLQAPARGGSLYDDIT, from the coding sequence ATGACGCAGACCGAGACCGCCGACGCCGGCGCCACCCGTAAGGGCGGCGCCGGTCGACTGCTGTCCAAGCGCCGCCGCCGACCCCGCAATCCCGACGGCACCATGCCGCTGATCGAGCACATCTACGAGCTGCGCAATCGCCTACTCATCGCGATGACGGCGATCGTGGTGACACTCGGCTTCGGCTTCTGGTGGTACGGCAACGGCTTTCTCGGTATCCCGTCGCTCGGTGAGATCCTCACCGGCCCCTACTGCGACATCCCCCCGGGCGCCCGGATGCAGCTGGGCGGCAACGGCGATGAGTGTCGCCTGCTGGCCACCGGTCCGTTTGAGCAGTTCATGCTCCGCCTCAAGGTGGCCGCCACCGCTGGCATCGTGCTCGCCAGCCCCGTCTGGCTCTTCCAGATCTGGGCGTTCATCACCCCGGGCCTGCACAAGAACGAGAAGCGCTACGGGGTCGTCTTCACCATCTTGGCGGCGTTACTGTTCATCGGCGGGGCCGTGCTCGCCTACATCGTGATCGTTTACGCCCTCGAGTTCCTGTTGTCCATCGGTGACAACGTCCAGACCACTGCGCTCTCGGGCACGCAGTACTTCAGTTTCCTCATCCACCTCATCCTCATCTTCGGGGTGAGCTTCGAGATCCCACTTCTCTTGGCGATGCTCAACGTCGCCGGGGTCCTGAGCTACGAGGTTCTCGCCAGATCGCGCCGCGGAATCGTCATGGGCATCTTCGTGTTCGCGGCCGTGGCGTCGCCTGGGCAAGACCCGTTCTCCATGCTGGCACTGGCGGTGGCCGTCTGCGTGCTCGTCGAGGCTGCTATCCAGTTCGCCCGGCTGCACGACAAGCGCAAAAACAAGTCCCGAGCCGACTGGCTTGAGGTCGATGATGAATCCGCCTCACCCCTCGGCCCTGCCGACGGCGTCGGGGGATCCGGCCCACTCGAGCGCCCCACTCCGCTTATCACCCCCCCTCCGGTCGCTGCCTCCCGCGCATCCGGCGACACCCGACCGCTCCAGGCCCCCGCCCGTGGCGGCTCACTCTATGACGACATCACCTGA